From Nocardioides sp. HDW12B, the proteins below share one genomic window:
- a CDS encoding IclR family transcriptional regulator: MTNVPAATRTLRVLRFLAGQPEPVPLDRLAAACDLPRSTAYHLLAAMAAEGFVVHLAEEHRYGLGVAAFEVGSGYSRQAPLARIARRPLARLVDRVGQSAHLAVLHGRDVLYVLEERAPGRPPLVTDVGVRLPAHLTASGRAVLAALTPAQVRVLYPDRDAFTDRTGLGPTSPSALRSLLVDTRRRGHATEEGEVTPGFASVAAAVLDHNGYPVAGLAVTYPGGEGRDGVVDRVDTATVDAVRRTAAELGARLAGR, translated from the coding sequence GTGACGAACGTGCCCGCCGCGACCCGCACGCTCCGGGTCCTGCGCTTCCTGGCCGGACAGCCCGAGCCGGTCCCCCTGGACCGCCTCGCGGCGGCGTGCGACCTGCCCCGCTCGACCGCGTACCACCTCCTCGCCGCGATGGCGGCCGAAGGCTTCGTGGTCCACCTCGCCGAGGAGCACCGCTACGGGCTCGGCGTGGCCGCCTTCGAGGTCGGCAGCGGCTACAGCCGCCAGGCGCCGCTGGCCCGCATCGCGCGCCGACCCCTGGCACGGCTCGTCGACCGGGTCGGCCAGAGCGCGCACCTCGCCGTCCTGCACGGTCGCGACGTGCTCTACGTGCTCGAGGAGCGGGCTCCCGGGCGACCGCCCCTGGTCACCGACGTCGGGGTCCGGCTGCCCGCGCACCTCACCGCCAGCGGCCGGGCGGTGCTGGCCGCCCTCACCCCCGCCCAGGTGCGGGTGCTCTACCCCGACCGCGACGCCTTCACCGACCGGACGGGCCTCGGGCCGACCTCCCCGTCGGCGCTGCGGTCGCTGCTGGTCGACACCCGCCGGCGCGGGCACGCGACCGAGGAGGGCGAGGTCACGCCGGGCTTCGCCTCGGTGGCCGCGGCTGTCCTCGACCACAACGGCTACCCGGTGGCGGGGCTCGCGGTCACCTACCCGGGCGGCGAGGGTCGCGACGGCGTGGTGGACCGGGTCGACACAGCCACCGTCGACGCCGTACGACGCACCGCGGCCGAGCTCGGTGCCCGCCTCGCGGGCCGCTGA
- the hutH gene encoding histidine ammonia-lyase — protein MTATRTTSPAEPVLVGTGPLSVADVVAVARHGAPVQLTDEAVAAIGTSRAAVERLAAAPTPAYGISTGFGALATRHIEPTMRAQLQRSLVRSHAAGSGPEVEREVTRALMLLRLSTLATGRTGIRPETARLLADLLTRGITPVVHEYGSLGCSGDLAPLSHCALALIGEGPVRRADGSPTDAATALGESGLRPVELGPKEGLALINGTDGMLGMLVLALHDLATLVRTADVAAALSVEGQLATDRVFAADLQALRPHPGQAASAANLRAILADSGVVASHRGPDCNRVQDAYSLRCSPQVHGAVRDTVAHAAAVADRELASAIDNPVVLPDGRVESNGNFHGAPVGYVLDFLAIAVADLASISERRTDRFLDRTRSHGLPPFLAGDPGVDSGHMIAQYTQAGIVSELKRLAVPASVDSIPSSAMQEDHVSMGWAAARKLRRAVDGLTRVLAVEVLTGVRALDLRAPLEPSPATAAVRALVREHVDGPGPDRHLAPEIEAAVTLVASGDVVRTVEATIGELA, from the coding sequence ATGACCGCGACCCGCACCACCTCCCCGGCCGAGCCCGTGCTCGTCGGCACCGGACCGCTGTCGGTGGCCGACGTCGTCGCGGTCGCCCGGCACGGCGCCCCGGTGCAGCTGACCGACGAGGCCGTGGCCGCCATCGGGACCTCCCGGGCCGCGGTCGAGCGGCTGGCCGCGGCCCCGACCCCGGCGTACGGCATCTCGACCGGCTTCGGTGCCCTCGCCACCCGGCACATCGAGCCGACCATGCGCGCGCAGCTGCAGCGCTCGCTCGTCCGCTCCCACGCCGCCGGCAGCGGTCCCGAGGTCGAGCGCGAGGTGACGCGGGCGCTGATGCTGCTGCGGCTCTCGACGCTCGCCACGGGCCGCACCGGCATCCGGCCGGAGACGGCCCGGCTGCTGGCCGACCTGCTCACCCGCGGGATCACCCCGGTCGTCCACGAGTACGGCTCGCTCGGCTGCTCCGGCGACCTCGCGCCACTGTCGCACTGCGCCCTCGCCCTGATCGGCGAGGGCCCGGTACGCCGAGCCGACGGCAGCCCGACCGACGCCGCCACCGCCCTGGGGGAGAGCGGGCTGCGACCGGTCGAGCTCGGCCCCAAGGAGGGCCTGGCCCTGATCAACGGCACCGACGGCATGCTCGGGATGCTGGTCCTCGCGCTGCACGACCTGGCCACGCTGGTCCGGACCGCCGACGTGGCCGCGGCACTGTCGGTCGAGGGCCAGCTCGCCACCGACCGCGTCTTCGCCGCCGACCTCCAGGCCCTGCGGCCGCACCCGGGGCAGGCCGCGAGCGCGGCCAACCTGCGCGCGATCCTCGCCGACTCCGGCGTCGTCGCCTCCCACCGCGGGCCCGACTGCAACCGGGTGCAGGACGCCTACTCGCTGCGCTGCAGCCCGCAGGTGCACGGCGCGGTGCGCGACACCGTGGCCCACGCCGCCGCCGTCGCCGACCGCGAGCTGGCCAGCGCCATCGACAACCCCGTGGTGCTGCCCGACGGCCGGGTCGAGTCGAACGGCAACTTCCACGGCGCCCCGGTGGGCTACGTCCTCGACTTCCTGGCCATCGCCGTGGCCGACCTCGCCTCCATCAGCGAGCGCCGCACCGACCGCTTCCTCGACCGGACCCGCAGCCACGGGCTGCCGCCGTTCCTGGCCGGCGACCCGGGGGTCGACAGCGGCCACATGATCGCGCAGTACACGCAGGCCGGGATCGTCTCGGAGCTCAAGCGCCTGGCCGTCCCGGCCTCGGTCGACTCGATCCCCAGCAGCGCCATGCAGGAGGACCACGTCTCGATGGGCTGGGCCGCGGCCCGCAAGCTGCGCCGGGCGGTCGACGGCCTGACGCGCGTGCTGGCCGTCGAGGTCCTCACCGGCGTCCGCGCCCTCGACCTGCGCGCCCCCCTGGAGCCGTCGCCGGCGACCGCCGCGGTGCGGGCCCTGGTCCGCGAGCACGTCGACGGCCCCGGACCCGACCGGCACCTCGCCCCCGAGATCGAGGCCGCCGTCACGCTCGTGGCGAGCGGCGACGTCGTACGCACCGTGGAAGCAACGATCGGAGAGCTGGCATGA